A window of the Cryptosporidium parvum Iowa II chromosome 7, whole genome shotgun sequence genome harbors these coding sequences:
- a CDS encoding Ptc7p phosphatase (PP2C family) (transcripts identified by EST), translating to MYKENERIQEEQEPSVIFRRFLEDLARNSHLGGESIVSHSKNVLRIFSKELPEKLYHSKRYSSQSTAGSISGNFSPSQNATSNQSPNEAWSKGSEGSREAEIEVEESSQGKRERNDNIYQKSFMSRCFSDGLMFARSNLSQNSNFYSGEILDLELELEVEGQDKTTTQREVYEWNVNKDIYDYSKSTSASSSASSTINSPSSNTPTSGRPAIYRVMTSTTVAFPPYNDDGMERLNMALKEDRLRRISTHSNKAWPSNVTSYLKGIDIFLRIPEYIRPKKDGAVLNLSIGSCSHPHPSKVHYGGEDAHFYEENVIGIADGVGEWANFGVNPKLFASELISGMREAYLNTKCMQPRPPPNDVAILKKNVVHANIKPDATKKMTMESREVSEFRGFTHRSKGAKLKFDIGYSMEERTEPQNELDKDDKEEMFNLGKQFNSDSQALSYSQFLLMEGYKNTQSFGSSTAFVACFDPKTSKLQISYLGDSGIIILRRTPETFRMGIVYRSPAQQHSFNCPFQLSRLPTPEDFPMLQEKGLTCFINLVKNSEDVPQDLPSHSITKEITLSQSDLIVVATDGLFDNLFDYEICSICSGAISPYEAIRLLKDPKLYSSPHNISKALANAAYIKSLDPKAKTPFNRHCSVSDELWQFSTGGKLDDITVVVAWVVSERDQIILNSRPDQFKYSRD from the coding sequence atgtataaagaaaatgaaagaatACAGGAAGAGCAAGAGCCCTCTGTAATATTTCGGAGGTTTTTGGAGGATTTAGCAAGGAATAGCCATTTGGGAGGAGAGAGTATAGTAAGCCATTCAAAGAATGTATTGAGgatattttcaaaagagCTTCCTGAAAAGCTTTACCATTCAAAAAGATATTCATCCCAGTCAACAGCTGGTTCAATTTCAGGTAATTTCTCTCCATCCCAGAATGCAACGTCCAATCAGAGCCCAAATGAGGCTTGGTCAAAGGGCTCAGAAGGTAGTAGGGAGGCAGAAATAGAAGTCGAAGAAAGTAGCCAAGGAAAAAGAGAACGTAATGACAATATTTACCAGAAATCCTTCATGAGTAGATGCTTTAGCGATGGTCTAATGTTTGCTCGTTCAAACCTCAGTCAGAATAGTAACTTTTATTCGGGAGAAATTTTGGATTTAGAATTGGAGTTAGAAGTAGAAGGACAAGACAAAACAACTACCCAAAGAGAAGTATACGAATGGAATGttaataaagatatttatGACTATTCAAAAAGTACCTCTGCATCTTCATCTGCATCCTCTACCATAAACTCTCCCTCTTCTAATACTCCAACTTCAGGACGGCCCGCCATATACAGAGTTATGACAAGTACTACTGTTGCATTTCCACCCTATAATGACGATGGTATGGAAAGGCTAAATATGGCTCTGAAAGAGGACAGACTTAGGAGGATTTCAACACACTCTAATAAAGCTTGGCCTTCAAATGTTACTAGCTACCTTAAAGGAATTGATATTTTCCTTAGAATTCCAGAATATATTCGACCAAAAAAAGATGGAGCAGTCTTGAATTTATCCATTGGGAGCTGCTCTCACCCCCATCCTTCAAAAGTTCACTACGGAGGAGAGGATGCACACTTTTATGAGGAAAATGTAATCGGAATTGCCGATGGAGTGGGAGAATGGGCCAACTTTGGAGTTAACCCAAAATTATTCGCTTCTGAACTCATTTCTGGAATGAGAGAAGCTTATCTTAATACAAAATGCATGCAACCCCGCCCCCCGCCTAATGACGTGGcaattttaaagaaaaatgtGGTGCATGCAAACATTAAGCCAGATGCGACAAAGAAAATGACAATGGAAAGTAGGGAGGTCTCGGAATTTCGTGGATTTACGCATCGTTCTAAAGGAgcaaaattaaagtttgaTATAGGTTACAGTATGGAAGAAAGGACTGAGCCACAGAATGAGTTGGATAAAGACGATAAAGAGGAAATGTTTAACTTAGGAAAACAATTCAACAGTGACTCTCAGGCTCTTTCTTACTCTCAGTTTTTGTTGATGGAGGGATATAAGAATACGCAGTCTTTTGGCTCATCTACAGCTTTTGTTGCATGTTTTGACCCAAAGACTAGCAAACTTCAGATTTCATATTTGGGAGACTCTGGgataattatattaagaAGAACTCCTGAAACTTTTAGGATGGGTATTGTTTATAGAAGTCCAGCTCAGCAACATTCTTTTAATTGTCCATTTCAGTTATCAAGGCTTCCAACTCCTGAAGATTTTCCAATGTTACAAGAAAAGGGATTGACTTGTTTTATTAATCTTGTTAAAAATAGCGAGGATGTTCCTCAGGATTTACCATCTCATTCAATAACCAAAGAGATTACCCTTTCCCAAAGTGACTTAATTGTAGTTGCTACCGATGgtttatttgataatttgtTTGATTATGAAATTTGTAGCATATGTAGCGGAGCAATCTCCCCATATGAGGCAATTAGGTTACTAAAAGATCccaaattatattcaagcCCTCATAACATATCCAAGGCTCTAGCAAATGCAGCATACATCAAATCTTTGGATCCAAAGGCAAAGACCCCTTTTAACAGACATTGTAGCGTCAGCGATGAACTTTGGCAGTTTAGTACTGGAGGAAAGCTTGATGACATTACAGTTGTTGTTGCATGGGTTGTAAGTGAGCGAGATCAAATCATTTTAAATAGTAGACCTGATCAATTCAAATACTCAAGAgattaa